The proteins below come from a single Mucilaginibacter mali genomic window:
- a CDS encoding glutamine--tRNA ligase/YqeY domain fusion protein, whose amino-acid sequence MSEERSLNFLEEIVEEDIASGKHGGRVLTRFPPEPNGYLHIGHAKSICLNFGLAQKYNGKTNLRFDDTNPVKEDVEYVDSIKEDVKWLGFEWAEELYASDYFDKLYELAVTLIKAGLAYVDDSTAEEIAAQKGTPTEPGTPNQYRSRTVEENLQLFADMKAGKYPDGAKVLRAKVDLAAPNMHLRDPLMYRIKHAHHHRTGDAWCIYPMYDFAHGQSDAIEQITHSICTLEFIPHRDLYNWFIEKLNLFDSHQYEFARLNMTYTVMSKRKLLQLVDDNHVEDWDDPRMPTISGMRRRGYPAAAIREFCERIGVAKRENMIDLSLLEFCVRENLNKSTWRRMAVLDPIKLVITNYPEGQTEMFSGENNPEVEGGDGSREFPFSKEIWIEREDFMEEPPKKFFRLGVGLMVRLKNAYIVKCDSFVKDAEGNVTEVHCSYIPESKSGNDTSGLSPKGTIHWVSAAHAKTAEVRLYDRLFRVEDPSNEEGDFKEYLNPDSLQIINAYVEPALADAQMGTAVQFMRKGYFTLDKHSTANKLVFNRTVTLKDGWKVK is encoded by the coding sequence ATGAGCGAAGAAAGATCATTAAATTTTTTAGAAGAGATAGTTGAAGAAGACATTGCCAGCGGCAAACATGGTGGCCGGGTGCTTACCCGTTTCCCGCCCGAGCCTAATGGCTACCTGCATATAGGGCACGCCAAATCCATCTGCCTTAACTTTGGGCTGGCGCAAAAATATAACGGTAAAACCAACCTGCGTTTTGATGATACCAACCCGGTAAAAGAGGACGTGGAATATGTAGACAGCATTAAAGAAGACGTAAAATGGCTGGGCTTTGAATGGGCCGAGGAATTGTACGCGTCCGACTATTTCGACAAGCTATATGAGTTGGCCGTAACGCTGATCAAAGCCGGTCTGGCTTACGTAGACGATAGCACCGCCGAGGAAATTGCCGCGCAAAAAGGTACGCCTACCGAACCGGGTACGCCCAACCAATACCGCAGTCGTACCGTTGAAGAAAACCTGCAACTGTTTGCCGATATGAAAGCGGGCAAATATCCCGACGGCGCCAAAGTATTGCGCGCCAAAGTAGACCTGGCCGCGCCCAACATGCACCTGCGCGACCCGCTGATGTACCGCATTAAACACGCGCATCACCACCGCACCGGCGATGCCTGGTGCATATACCCCATGTATGATTTTGCCCACGGCCAAAGCGATGCCATTGAGCAGATCACCCACTCGATCTGTACGCTGGAGTTTATTCCGCACCGCGACCTGTATAACTGGTTCATCGAAAAACTGAACCTGTTCGATTCGCACCAGTACGAGTTTGCGCGCCTGAACATGACCTATACCGTAATGAGCAAGCGCAAGCTGCTGCAACTGGTAGATGACAACCATGTAGAGGATTGGGACGACCCGCGTATGCCTACCATTAGCGGTATGCGCCGCCGTGGTTACCCCGCCGCCGCCATCCGCGAGTTTTGCGAACGTATTGGCGTGGCCAAGCGTGAAAACATGATAGACCTGAGTCTGCTGGAGTTTTGCGTTCGCGAGAACCTGAACAAGAGCACCTGGCGCCGCATGGCCGTTTTAGACCCGATAAAACTGGTGATCACCAATTACCCGGAAGGCCAGACAGAAATGTTCAGCGGCGAGAATAATCCCGAAGTTGAGGGTGGTGACGGCAGCCGTGAGTTCCCTTTCAGCAAGGAGATATGGATAGAACGGGAGGACTTTATGGAAGAGCCGCCGAAGAAATTCTTCCGCCTGGGTGTCGGCCTGATGGTCCGCCTGAAGAACGCTTACATTGTTAAATGCGATAGCTTTGTTAAAGATGCCGAGGGCAACGTGACCGAAGTGCATTGCAGCTATATCCCCGAAAGCAAGTCGGGTAACGATACCAGCGGCTTAAGCCCTAAAGGTACCATCCACTGGGTGAGCGCCGCCCACGCCAAAACCGCCGAGGTACGCCTGTACGACCGCCTGTTCCGCGTGGAAGACCCAAGCAACGAAGAAGGTGATTTTAAAGAATACCTGAACCCGGATAGCCTGCAGATCATCAACGCCTACGTTGAACCCGCCCTGGCCGATGCCCAAATGGGCACCGCCGTCCAGTTTATGCGCAAAGGCTATTTTACCCTTGATAAACACAGCACCGCCAATAAATTAGTGTTTAACCGCACGGTTACACTGAAGGATGGCTGGAAAGTGAAGTAA
- a CDS encoding thiol-disulfide oxidoreductase DCC family protein, with product MKTLAGYTILYDAECPMCDIYSRAFIATGMLDKNGRAPYQQVLAGACPLVDRQRAVNEIALVNTQTGEVNYGIKSLFKVIGNAFPVFGPLFGFRPFIWLMSKVYAFISYNRKVIIPAKVDENAIQPTFSLFYRLLYLALTSLTVGFILTHYAGHLSPLVAIGKPYREYMICSGQVLFQGIIVSLYKPAKRWDYLGNMMSISFGGALLLLPMLLLGKFVAVAPFINMLWFLAVAGLMFLEHIRRTKLLSLGWLLTVTWMAYRVALLFLILYLN from the coding sequence ATGAAAACTTTAGCCGGATACACCATCCTTTACGATGCCGAATGCCCCATGTGCGATATCTATAGCCGCGCTTTTATAGCCACCGGCATGCTCGATAAAAACGGTCGTGCGCCTTACCAGCAGGTACTGGCCGGCGCTTGTCCACTGGTGGACAGGCAGCGCGCGGTGAACGAAATAGCGCTGGTAAACACCCAAACGGGCGAGGTGAATTACGGCATAAAAAGCTTGTTTAAGGTGATCGGTAATGCCTTTCCGGTGTTCGGTCCGCTGTTTGGCTTCAGGCCGTTCATCTGGTTGATGAGCAAGGTTTACGCCTTTATCTCTTACAACCGTAAGGTAATTATCCCGGCCAAGGTTGATGAAAACGCCATACAGCCAACGTTCAGCTTGTTCTATCGCCTGCTTTATTTGGCCTTGACTAGCCTGACTGTTGGCTTTATCCTGACCCATTACGCCGGTCACTTAAGCCCGCTGGTTGCTATAGGCAAACCCTATCGCGAGTATATGATCTGTAGCGGACAGGTGCTTTTCCAGGGGATCATCGTCAGCCTGTACAAACCCGCCAAACGCTGGGATTATTTGGGCAATATGATGAGCATTTCCTTTGGCGGGGCGTTGTTGTTGCTGCCCATGCTGTTACTTGGCAAGTTTGTGGCCGTTGCCCCCTTTATCAATATGCTTTGGTTTTTAGCAGTGGCCGGGCTGATGTTTTTAGAGCACATCCGCCGTACAAAATTACTTAGCTTAGGCTGGCTGCTCACTGTCACCTGGATGGCGTATCGTGTGGCGCTTTTATTCCTTATCCTTTATCTCAACTAA
- a CDS encoding polysaccharide deacetylase family protein, protein MKSSIRYIILFLLLSNACLVRAQAAYHHIKNYKAYYGWAHAYPQDKMVLRRFEDGNKTYYLLVNPLTMETEVNDSDIYKIKPMNIAEARAFFKSTPYQKALAKAEKQSVMIQDAGIERGMPKEAGISLTADLCPSHRPLDKVIFTDIFNGLGKVERPVPIALSVTGVWMRQHPQDLEWLKQMEAKREIYITWINHSYNHRVSASRPLKENFLLEPGTDMSYEVLETEQAMLRNGLLPSVFFRFPGLVSDQQLVNRVTDFGLIPIGTDAWLAKGQQPQAGSIVLIHGNGNEPVGVKDFIKLLQSKTQAIANKQWLLYDLRESVDEEFGEVR, encoded by the coding sequence ATGAAGTCGTCTATAAGATATATTATACTTTTCCTGCTGCTTTCTAACGCCTGCTTAGTACGGGCGCAGGCGGCTTATCACCATATTAAAAACTATAAAGCTTATTACGGCTGGGCGCATGCCTATCCGCAGGATAAAATGGTTTTGCGCCGCTTTGAGGACGGCAACAAAACTTACTACCTGCTGGTAAACCCGCTAACGATGGAGACCGAGGTGAACGACAGCGACATCTATAAAATAAAACCGATGAACATAGCCGAAGCCCGCGCCTTTTTTAAAAGCACGCCCTATCAAAAAGCTTTAGCCAAGGCCGAAAAGCAATCGGTAATGATACAGGACGCGGGCATTGAGCGGGGCATGCCTAAAGAGGCGGGCATCAGCTTAACAGCCGACCTATGTCCATCGCACCGGCCGCTGGATAAGGTGATATTTACCGATATTTTTAACGGGTTGGGCAAGGTGGAGCGGCCTGTGCCTATAGCCCTTTCGGTAACCGGCGTCTGGATGCGCCAGCACCCGCAGGACCTGGAATGGCTAAAACAAATGGAAGCCAAACGCGAGATCTATATCACCTGGATCAACCACTCGTACAACCACCGGGTAAGCGCCAGTCGCCCGCTGAAGGAAAATTTTTTGCTGGAACCCGGCACCGATATGAGCTACGAAGTACTGGAAACCGAACAGGCCATGCTGCGCAACGGGTTGCTGCCCTCGGTGTTTTTCCGTTTCCCCGGCCTGGTATCCGACCAGCAACTGGTGAACCGCGTAACCGATTTCGGCCTCATTCCTATCGGTACCGATGCCTGGCTGGCCAAGGGACAACAACCCCAGGCCGGCAGCATTGTGCTGATACATGGCAATGGCAATGAGCCGGTAGGCGTAAAGGATTTTATTAAGCTGCTACAATCAAAAACGCAGGCCATAGCCAATAAGCAATGGCTGCTTTATGATTTGCGGGAGAGTGTGGATGAGGAGTTTGGGGAGGTGAGGTAG
- a CDS encoding TIGR01777 family oxidoreductase: MKYQKIVLAGGNGYLGTVLAEHFKTLAAEIIILARRPVSPKGNIKTVVWDGKTAGDWVAQLTGADLLVNLCGKNVNCRYTEKNKQEIFDSRLIPTALLNRVVTEMENPPRIWINSSSATIYRHAEDRPQDELTGDIGEGFSVEVCKAWEHTFFETELPATRKIALRIGIVLGKESAVFPRLYNLVKFGLGGKQGDGEQYVNWIYEQDVARAVEWLLDNPEANGAFNCVAPNPVKNADMMRVIRKACGMPIGLPAPKWLLEVGAAIIGTETELILKSRWVMPQRLLDAGFEFRYPNVEDAIINCLK, from the coding sequence ATGAAATACCAAAAAATAGTGCTTGCTGGCGGCAATGGTTACCTGGGCACCGTATTGGCCGAACATTTTAAAACACTTGCCGCCGAGATCATCATCCTGGCCCGCCGCCCCGTATCCCCTAAAGGGAATATTAAAACGGTGGTTTGGGACGGGAAAACCGCTGGAGATTGGGTGGCGCAATTAACCGGTGCCGATCTATTGGTGAATTTATGTGGCAAAAACGTGAACTGCCGCTATACCGAAAAGAATAAGCAGGAGATCTTTGATTCAAGGCTGATCCCTACCGCCCTGCTGAATAGGGTAGTGACCGAAATGGAAAATCCGCCCAGGATTTGGATCAACAGTTCATCTGCAACCATCTATCGCCACGCTGAAGACCGCCCGCAGGATGAGCTGACCGGCGATATCGGCGAGGGCTTCTCTGTTGAGGTATGCAAAGCCTGGGAGCATACATTTTTTGAGACCGAACTACCGGCTACCCGCAAAATAGCCCTGCGCATTGGCATTGTGCTGGGCAAGGAGAGTGCCGTATTCCCGCGCCTGTATAACTTGGTAAAGTTTGGTTTGGGCGGCAAACAGGGCGATGGCGAGCAATATGTAAACTGGATATACGAGCAGGATGTGGCCCGCGCGGTAGAGTGGCTGTTAGATAATCCCGAAGCAAACGGCGCGTTTAACTGCGTTGCACCAAACCCGGTTAAAAACGCAGACATGATGCGCGTTATCCGCAAGGCCTGCGGCATGCCTATCGGTTTGCCCGCCCCAAAGTGGCTGTTGGAAGTGGGCGCCGCCATCATCGGTACCGAAACCGAACTGATATTAAAAAGCCGCTGGGTAATGCCCCAACGCCTGCTGGATGCGGGTTTTGAATTTAGGTATCCGAATGTGGAGGATGCTATTATAAACTGCCTTAAATAA
- the apaG gene encoding Co2+/Mg2+ efflux protein ApaG yields MTTAITDGVKITVETQYQPEYSNPANEHFMFAYRISIENVGSHAVQLLRRHWHIFDSNSTHRQVEGEGVVGVQPIIEPGQSHEYISGCNLKTDMGSMKGEYQMVRLMDNTLFKVTIPEFYLVASYKMN; encoded by the coding sequence ATGACAACAGCTATTACCGACGGCGTAAAAATTACGGTAGAGACTCAGTATCAGCCTGAATACTCTAACCCGGCTAACGAGCATTTTATGTTTGCCTACCGCATCAGTATCGAAAATGTGGGTAGCCATGCTGTGCAGTTACTGCGCCGCCACTGGCATATTTTTGATAGCAACAGCACCCACCGCCAGGTGGAGGGAGAAGGCGTAGTTGGTGTACAACCCATCATCGAACCCGGCCAAAGCCACGAATATATCTCCGGTTGCAACCTTAAAACCGACATGGGCAGCATGAAGGGCGAATACCAAATGGTGCGCCTGATGGATAACACCCTGTTTAAAGTTACTATCCCTGAGTTTTATTTGGTGGCATCGTATAAAATGAACTAA
- a CDS encoding GbsR/MarR family transcriptional regulator encodes MELAEAKLKFIEAWGKLGSEWGINRTMAQVHALLLISPEALTTEEIMEQLKISRGNANMTLRDLISWGLIEKQHRAGERKEYFFADKDTWAIARQVAQERKKRELDPIIKLLNELQTVKGDMKDPDYKTFNTSVTDINKLAKNVNRTLETMLKAEENWFWGSIFKMFK; translated from the coding sequence ATGGAACTGGCAGAAGCAAAGTTGAAGTTTATTGAAGCCTGGGGCAAACTGGGGAGCGAGTGGGGCATTAACCGCACCATGGCCCAGGTACACGCCCTGCTGCTGATCAGTCCCGAAGCGCTGACCACCGAAGAAATTATGGAGCAGCTGAAGATCTCCCGCGGTAATGCCAACATGACCTTGCGCGACCTGATCAGCTGGGGCCTGATAGAAAAACAGCACCGTGCCGGCGAACGCAAGGAATACTTTTTTGCCGATAAGGATACCTGGGCTATTGCCCGTCAGGTAGCGCAGGAACGCAAAAAGCGTGAGCTGGATCCCATTATTAAATTATTGAACGAACTGCAAACCGTAAAGGGCGATATGAAAGACCCGGACTATAAAACCTTTAATACATCGGTAACGGATATTAACAAATTGGCCAAAAACGTGAACCGTACTTTAGAGACCATGCTGAAAGCAGAAGAGAACTGGTTTTGGGGTTCTATCTTTAAAATGTTTAAATAA
- a CDS encoding SRPBCC family protein, with amino-acid sequence MTLIKLITKIKAPVQVCFDLARSIDLHKQSMQHTGEKAVAGTTDGLIGLDETVTWQGRHFGITMQMTSKITELRYATSFTDEQVKGPFKTLKHQHTFQQIGDYTLMSDYFEFESPLGVLGRFVDSLLMRGYLSRLLLMRNEEIRAAAEANAI; translated from the coding sequence ATGACACTCATTAAACTCATTACCAAAATAAAAGCCCCGGTACAGGTATGTTTCGATTTGGCCCGCAGCATAGATCTGCACAAGCAATCGATGCAGCATACCGGCGAAAAAGCTGTAGCCGGGACAACCGATGGTCTCATCGGTCTCGACGAAACCGTTACCTGGCAGGGCAGGCACTTCGGCATCACTATGCAAATGACCAGCAAGATCACCGAGTTGCGCTACGCTACCTCCTTTACCGACGAGCAGGTGAAGGGTCCGTTCAAAACCCTGAAGCATCAGCACACTTTTCAACAAATAGGCGATTATACGCTGATGAGCGATTACTTCGAGTTTGAATCGCCGTTGGGTGTGCTGGGGCGATTTGTAGATAGCTTGCTGATGCGCGGTTATTTATCGCGGTTGCTGTTAATGCGTAACGAGGAGATCCGGGCCGCGGCGGAGGCAAATGCAATATAA
- the dusB gene encoding tRNA dihydrouridine synthase DusB: MSVQIGNIDLGEFPLLLAPMEDVSDPPFRYVCKQNGADMMYTEFISSEGLIRDAAKSRQKLDIFEYERPIGIQIFGSDIDHMREATEIATLAKPDLMDINYGCPVKQVACRGAGASLLQDIDKMVAMTSAVVKATHLPVTVKTRLGWDDNTKNVYEVAERLQDVGIQALTIHGRTRSQMYKGEADWRLIRDIRKNPRIKIPIFGNGDIDSPEKAAAWRMEYEVDGMMIGRAAIGYPWIFREIKHYFNTGEFLAPPTIAERVDVCRAHLDKSVQWKGPRTGIFEMRRHYSNYFKGVDHFKEFRMKLVSVQTVEEVHELLDEVVDHYSAIMA; encoded by the coding sequence ATGTCTGTACAAATAGGAAATATTGATTTAGGTGAATTCCCGCTGTTGCTGGCGCCGATGGAGGATGTGAGCGATCCGCCATTCCGTTACGTGTGCAAACAGAACGGGGCCGACATGATGTATACCGAGTTTATCAGCAGCGAGGGCCTCATCCGTGATGCCGCCAAAAGCCGCCAAAAGTTGGACATTTTCGAGTACGAGCGCCCGATAGGCATCCAGATCTTCGGCAGCGATATCGACCACATGCGCGAAGCTACCGAAATTGCCACTTTAGCCAAGCCCGACCTGATGGACATTAACTACGGTTGCCCCGTAAAACAGGTGGCCTGCCGTGGCGCTGGTGCCAGCCTTTTGCAGGATATTGACAAAATGGTGGCCATGACCAGCGCCGTGGTAAAAGCAACCCACCTGCCGGTAACCGTTAAAACCCGCCTTGGCTGGGATGATAATACCAAAAATGTTTACGAAGTAGCCGAACGCCTGCAGGATGTGGGCATACAGGCGCTTACCATACATGGCCGCACCCGCTCACAGATGTACAAGGGCGAAGCCGATTGGCGTTTGATCCGGGATATTCGCAAGAACCCGCGCATTAAGATCCCCATCTTCGGTAACGGCGACATCGATAGCCCCGAAAAAGCGGCTGCCTGGCGGATGGAGTACGAGGTGGATGGCATGATGATCGGTCGCGCCGCTATTGGTTACCCCTGGATCTTCCGCGAAATAAAGCACTACTTTAATACCGGCGAATTTTTAGCGCCGCCAACCATTGCCGAGCGCGTAGACGTTTGCCGCGCACACCTGGATAAATCGGTACAATGGAAAGGGCCGCGCACGGGTATCTTTGAGATGCGCCGCCACTACAGCAACTACTTTAAAGGGGTAGACCATTTTAAGGAGTTCAGGATGAAGCTGGTATCGGTACAAACCGTTGAAGAAGTGCACGAACTGCTGGACGAGGTGGTTGATCACTACAGCGCGATAATGGCCTAA